The Bifidobacterium asteroides genomic interval CACATTGCACTTGCGGGAGATGATGTCCCCCGCCATGCAGAAGGCCTCCCCGAAGTTGGTGTTGCCCGAGGCGATGACCCCGCGGATGCCGGCCCGGTTGGCCGGGTCGTTCAGAAAGCGCTTGATCTGCGGCATGACCGCCTTCTTGGCCGATCCGCCCCCATAGGTGGGGACGATCAGGATGTAGGGCTGTCGAATGTTGAGCGGCGGATCCTTGGGCCTCAGAGGGATGCGGAAGACGTCAATCCCCTCCTCGTCCAAATGGCAGTTGGCGATGAACCGGGCGGTGTTGCGCGAGGCCGATGAGAAGTAGACCACAGCCCCCAGGCGCTGACCC includes:
- the nrdI gene encoding class Ib ribonucleoside-diphosphate reductase assembly flavoprotein NrdI, with the translated sequence MEQQQTAGTDSELSAPEFAAQGQRLGAVVYFSSASRNTARFIANCHLDEEGIDVFRIPLRPKDPPLNIRQPYILIVPTYGGGSAKKAVMPQIKRFLNDPANRAGIRGVIASGNTNFGEAFCMAGDIISRKCNVPFLYYFELMGTKEDQEKVRRGVVDFFRNHPES